A genomic window from Silene latifolia isolate original U9 population chromosome Y, ASM4854445v1, whole genome shotgun sequence includes:
- the LOC141627794 gene encoding uncharacterized protein LOC141627794, whose amino-acid sequence MRAPAINDGDGIDYSDHFTTTLFFASSMEAFNWAYEIGLRLGFGIKRASNKRVGRNTNLRQDYFVCRMGGKGLVNKDADSLMRGNTATAWCKCKFSMKVIELEENKWKLMMRSGFHNHALTLYCDGDRYFAKFDEEELAYIDAQVRAHVKPAIISAGLHQRNMEKSRPNRRQIYNRSQKVRAEERDGRNPAQQMLALAVQHKYVPYLVTNQETDELTHMFMAHPEAVKMFRSYYYVHEFEDGYLWVLRKLKALLNDAVQPNAIVTDCEVGLLNAIPILFPDSSHLICLWHIYSNVETKALDITGQDSWAKHITCNLFEAVVEVETEDKFNVAWGNLARKWAGVAAYIERQWFPHLEKWAKYRTNKITHFENTSTSRVESAHANLKRWLNSAKLAVDSIWIRFHSMMEMQHVEIRHSLELSRSRRLTGIQQLFSILSLKISKNAISELREEFERGAKMTEDALIIDCGCVKATTLGLLCACSLHRIARNGSRVPVDVLHAFWRKLEYDGSEIMPTCDDDRLEELFDEIRNADPSMRSSMFDGLYSQIHPEEEDVNEPRVNENPRGRRVGELVESHPPLSMHGFRFE is encoded by the exons ATGCGTGCGCCGGCGATTAACGATGGAGACGGTATTGATTACTCAGATCATTTTACGACTACCTTGTTCTTTGCATCAAGTATGGAAGCGTTTAATTGGGCATATGAGATCGGACTCCGGctcgggtttggtataaaaaGAGCAAGCAACAAGAGAGTTGGTCGTAACACGAATTTGAGACAAGATTATTTTGTTTGTCGGATGGGTGGAAAAGGTCTCGTAAATAAGGATGCCGATTCTTTAATGAGGGGTAACACGGCTACCGCGTGGTGCAAATGCAAATTTTCAATGAAAGTTATTGAATTAGAAGAAAATAAGTGGAAGCTTATGATGAGATCCGGGTTTCATAATCATGCTTtaacgttgtattgtgacggcgacaGATACTTTGCAAAGTTTGATGAAGAGGAGTTGGCTTATATCGATGCCCAAGTTAGAGCTCATGTTAAACCGGCAATTATTAGTGCGGGTTTGCATCAGCGGAATATGGAAAAGTCAAGACCTAATCGGCGACAAATCTACAATCGTTCTCAGAAAGTAAGGGCCGAGGAAAGAGATGGGAGAAACCCGGCACAACAGATGTTAGCCCTTGCGGTTCAGCATAAGTACGTTCCTTATTTGGTCACTAATCAGGAGACCGATGAGCTAACCCACATGTTCATGGCTCATCCAGAAGCCGTTAAGATGTTTCGATCATACTATTATGTG CATGAGTTCGAGGATGGATATTTGTGGGTCTTACGGAAACTGAAGGCCCTTCTCAATGATGCTGTTCAACCTAATGCTATTGTTACTGATTGCGAGGTAGGTTTGTTGAACGCGATTCCCATTCTTTTTCCGGATTCGTCTCACTTGATATGTCTTTGGCATATATATTCTAACGTGGAGACGAAAGCACTTGATATCACGGGTCAGGATAGTTGGGCTAAGCACATAACTTGTAACTTGTTTGAAGCGGTTGTCGAGGTGGAGACCGAAGATAAGTTTAATGTGGCGTGGGGCAATTTGGCAAGGAAATGGGCGGGAGTGGCGGCTTATATtgagaggcaatggttcccgcactTGGAAAAATGGGCCAAGTATAGAACGAACAAGATAACTCATTTTGAGAATACTTCTACATCCCGGGTTGAGTCGGCTCATGCGAATTTGAAGAGATGGTTGAATAGCGCGAAACTGGCCGTTGATAGCATCTGGATTAGGTTTCATTCTATGATGGAAATGCAACATGTTGAGATCCGACACTCGTTGGAGTTATCTAGATCGAGGCGGTTGACGGGGATTCAGCAATTATTTTCCATACTTTCTTTAAAAATATCAAAGAATGCCATTAGTGAATTGCGTGAAGAATTCGAAAGAGGTGCCAAGATGACGGAAGATGCCTTGATTATCGATTGCGGTTGTGTAAAGGCTACTACACTTGGTTTGTTATGTGCTTGTTCACTTCATCGCATTGCTAGAAATGGATCTCGGGTCCCTGTTGATGTGTTACATGCATTTTGGAGGAAGTTGGAGTACGATGGTTCGGAGATAATGCCGACTTGTGACGATGATCGATTGGAGGAGTTATTCGATGAAATTCGGAATGCAGATCCGAGTATGAGATCATCCATGTTCGATGGCCTTTACTCTCAGATACATCCGGAAGAGGAGGATGTTAATGAGCCTCGGGTGAACGAGAACCCTAGAGGGCGCCGAGTAGGGGAACTCGTAGAGAGCCATCCGCCGTTGAGCATGCACGGGTTCAGGTTCGAGTAG